One Malaclemys terrapin pileata isolate rMalTer1 chromosome 9, rMalTer1.hap1, whole genome shotgun sequence DNA window includes the following coding sequences:
- the LOC128843286 gene encoding aquaporin-12-like, protein MAGLNVSIAFFLSVVAICEVIRQVSKRVLPLGVYRGLVRELVSSLQLCACSLELRMLMEIGPWGGGFGPDVILTLLFIIYLIHGVSFDGASANPTVSLQEFLVMDSSFVATVFKLLVQFVGMEAAGILTTHYWSWELTDFHLIQNLMALDCSSSIHTSLYHGIFVEGVCSFFFHLMALKFQHSHLLYRAPVLALTVTTLAYTAGPFTGAFFNPTLASMVTFHCSGNILQEYVQVYWLGPLTGMLAALVLYQGNIPRLFQKNLLYSPKSKYRTPKGKAVPGLKQTRDNGEGQPQLRTKPRS, encoded by the exons ATGGCGGGTTTGAATGTTTCCATTGCCTTCTTTCTCTCAGTTGTGGCTATTTGTGAGGTGATCAGGCAGGTTTCCAAGAGAGTTCTGCCTCTTGGAGTGTACCGTGGTCTTGTCAGAGAACTGGTCAGCTCATTACAGTTGTGTGCTTGCTCCCTTGAGCTGAGGATGCTGATGGAGATTGGTCCCTGGGGTGGTGGCTTTGGCCCAGATGTGATTCTGACCCTCCTCTTCATTATCTACTTGATTCATGGTGTGTCTTTTGATGGAGCTTCTGCTAACCCCACTGTGTCTCTCCAAGAATTCCTGGTCATGGATTCCTCCTTTGTGGCTACTGTTTTCAAACTTCTGGTCCAGTTTGTGGGAATGGAGGCAGCTGGGATTCTCACCACGCACTACTGGTCCTGGGAGCTGACTGATTTCCACCTCATCCAGAATCTAATGGCCCTGGATTGCAGTTCCTCTATCCATACCTCTTTGTACCATGGCATCTTTGTGGAAGGTGtctgttctttctttttccatttgatGGCTCTCAAGTTTCAGCATAGCCACCTGCTGTACAGagcgcctgtcctggcactgacTGTGACCACCCTGGCTTACACAG cTGGGCCTTTCACAGGGGCCTTTTTCaaccccaccctggcctccatgGTTACTTTTCACTGCTCTGGGAACATCCTGCAAGAGTATGTCCAGGTTTACTGGCTGGGACCCCTCACAG GGATGCTCGCAGCCCTGGTCTTGTACCAGGGGAACATCCCAAGGCTCTTCCAGAAAAACCTGCTTTACAGCCCGAAGAGCAAATACCGGACTCCcaaggggaaggctgtgcctggGCTCAAACAGACAAGAGACAATGGGGAAGGGCAGCCACAGTTGCGAACTAAGCCCCGGAGCTGA